Proteins from a single region of Streptomyces vinaceus:
- a CDS encoding thiolase domain-containing protein, translating to MPTTSRYARDVAVVAFAQSDHRRRSDELSEVEMVMPVLHQVLDRTGLKAGEIGFTCSGSSDYLAGRAFSFTMTLDGVGAWPPISESHVEMDGAWALYEAWVKIQTGEADTALVYSYGKSSPGSVRDVLTRQLDPYYLAPLWPDSVALAALQAQALIDAGETDEAGLAAIGARSRAAAGANPHAQLRGDAVAPGDYQVRPLRTGDCPPIGDGAAAVVLAAGDTARRLCARPAWITGIDHRIEAHGLGLRDLTDSPSTRIAAEHAGVFDAPVDTAELHAPFSSQEVVLRKALRLDGEGVAVNPSGGALAANPMMAAGLIRIGEAAARIHRGESDRAVAHATSGPCLQQNLVAVLEGEPA from the coding sequence ATGCCCACGACGAGCAGGTACGCGCGGGACGTGGCCGTCGTGGCCTTCGCGCAGAGCGACCACCGGCGCCGCAGCGACGAACTCAGCGAAGTCGAGATGGTCATGCCGGTCCTGCACCAAGTCCTGGACCGGACCGGCCTGAAGGCCGGCGAGATCGGCTTCACCTGCTCCGGATCCAGCGACTACCTCGCGGGCCGGGCCTTCTCCTTCACCATGACCCTCGACGGGGTCGGCGCCTGGCCGCCGATCTCCGAGTCGCACGTCGAGATGGACGGCGCCTGGGCCCTGTACGAGGCCTGGGTCAAGATCCAGACCGGCGAGGCCGACACCGCGCTGGTCTACTCGTACGGGAAGTCCTCGCCCGGATCCGTACGGGACGTCCTGACCCGGCAGCTCGACCCGTACTACCTGGCGCCGCTGTGGCCCGACTCGGTGGCCCTCGCCGCCCTCCAGGCCCAGGCGCTGATCGACGCGGGCGAGACCGACGAGGCCGGGCTCGCGGCCATCGGCGCCCGCAGCCGGGCCGCCGCCGGGGCCAACCCGCACGCCCAGCTCAGGGGCGACGCCGTCGCGCCGGGCGACTACCAGGTCCGGCCGCTGCGCACGGGCGACTGCCCGCCCATCGGCGACGGCGCGGCCGCCGTCGTCCTCGCCGCGGGGGACACCGCGCGCAGGCTGTGCGCACGCCCCGCCTGGATCACCGGCATCGACCACCGCATCGAGGCCCACGGCCTGGGCCTGCGCGATCTCACCGACTCCCCGTCCACCCGGATCGCGGCCGAGCACGCGGGCGTGTTCGACGCCCCGGTGGACACCGCGGAACTGCACGCGCCCTTCTCCTCCCAGGAGGTCGTGCTGCGCAAGGCGCTGCGGCTGGACGGTGAGGGCGTCGCCGTCAACCCGTCCGGCGGGGCGCTCGCCGCCAACCCGATGATGGCCGCCGGCCTCATCCGCATCGGCGAGGCCGCCGCCCGGATCCACCGCGGC
- a CDS encoding OB-fold nucleic acid binding domain-containing protein: MTSAASPPEVLRAPLVVEFPFTRSLGPVQSAFLTGLRERVVLGVRTSDGKVMVPPVEYDPVTAEEIRDLVEVGTTGTVTTWAWNGSPRPSQPLATSFAWVLVRLDGADTAILHALDAPGPEAVRTGMRVRVRWAEERTGAITDIACFEPHDGPASEGAAPHDGRFAGAVTGIVAAARLDYTYSPGRSQTAYINALAERRTVGERCPSCHKVYVPPRGACPTCGVATTDHVEVGPAGTVTTYCIVNIKAKNLDIEVPYVYAHIALDGADLALHGRIGGIPYDQVRMGLRVEPVWTEGGRHPDHYRPTGEPDADYDAYKELI; the protein is encoded by the coding sequence ATGACATCCGCCGCGTCCCCGCCAGAGGTGCTGCGCGCGCCCCTCGTCGTCGAGTTCCCCTTCACCCGCTCCCTCGGGCCCGTCCAGAGCGCCTTCCTGACCGGACTGCGCGAACGCGTCGTCCTCGGCGTCAGGACCTCCGACGGCAAGGTGATGGTCCCGCCCGTCGAATACGACCCCGTCACCGCCGAGGAGATACGCGACCTCGTCGAGGTCGGCACCACCGGAACCGTCACCACCTGGGCCTGGAACGGCTCCCCGCGCCCCAGCCAGCCCCTCGCCACCTCCTTCGCCTGGGTCCTGGTCCGCCTCGACGGGGCCGACACCGCGATCCTGCACGCCCTCGACGCCCCCGGCCCCGAGGCGGTCCGCACCGGCATGCGGGTACGCGTGCGCTGGGCCGAGGAGCGCACCGGAGCCATCACCGACATCGCCTGCTTCGAGCCCCACGACGGCCCCGCGTCCGAAGGGGCCGCCCCGCACGACGGCCGGTTCGCCGGAGCCGTCACCGGCATCGTCGCCGCCGCCCGCCTCGACTACACGTACAGCCCCGGCCGCTCCCAGACCGCCTACATCAACGCCCTCGCCGAGCGGCGGACCGTGGGCGAGCGCTGCCCCTCCTGCCACAAGGTGTACGTCCCGCCGCGCGGCGCCTGCCCCACCTGCGGGGTCGCCACCACCGACCACGTCGAGGTCGGCCCGGCCGGCACCGTGACCACGTACTGCATCGTCAACATCAAGGCGAAGAACCTGGACATCGAAGTCCCCTACGTCTACGCGCACATCGCCCTCGACGGCGCCGACCTCGCCCTGCACGGCCGGATCGGCGGCATCCCGTACGACCAGGTCCGCATGGGCCTGCGCGTCGAACCCGTGTGGACCGAAGGCGGCCGCCACCCCGACCACTACCGCCCCACCGGCGAACCGGACGCCGACTACGACGCGTACAAGGAGCTCATCTGA